The DNA window tcattttctatCTTAATGTTTTTCCCCCGCGCATAAATTTATGTCTACAACTCAGAgattcatcattttttttgttttcaattagCTTGATGATTAACCAATTTCTTTGATATGCAGGCTTTTATGTTAAAGAGGGCAGCTGAGGAACCTCTTGGTCATGCTGCTGCCATAATCACTGATGTGCTAGAAAATGCCGAAAGTAACCATGTAATTAATGCTTCACAGAAACGAGCGCTTATTCAAGAAATGGCAATCAGACTAAATTAGGTCGTCTCTGGCTGCCCAGCAAAACAGTTGCATGTCTTCGGTCATCAACTGCATCTCTGCATACAAAATGTCCCATGTTTTGGTGTTTAAAATGGTGCTTTTAGCTgcagtatttttgtaaatgaactCAGGTTTTTAATAGTTTTCCCCGTgttgaaatattaattaaaggGGAATTTTGGTTTCAATTTCTGAAGCAATATAGATATatgaaagcaaaagaaaagtttgaatcAGTATCCTTCTCTTCGACCTTTTAGGTAAAAATATAGAGAATGAAAAATAAACACTGGCAAATCTACATTAATAAATATTGTCTTGGATATGTACTTATCATCTTTAGACAGAATTGCGAGTTTCAACAAGGCAAAATGTATATTTGTTCCCTGGCTTGTCTTGTTTTTGCATTGGATCCATGCATTTCTATTCGTcaatgttaatattttatactttgaTTTTATAGACATTAGCTCTCCCAGTCATAAAAATAAAGTGCGAGTATTTCATGTGGTGTTAGTACaattgagataaaaaaattatttattttcatattttaactCTGAAAATCTAGTTGACATTAAGTTTGTAAGGTCTTATTACTTCGATCTCATCGCTAATGCCTTTTACGATGGAGGAACTCAAAATCTGAAAGTTGTAAAgatttatattgataaattcGAAGTGATTCAGTCCTTTTTAAACAGGATAAGTGTAGTGCCTTGAATATGCGCTATGCCTAAAACAATGGCAAATGAATTCTGATATGCATGGTTATAGATGAGATGAGCTGCAGGAAATTTCtataattgaaacaaatttGCTGCTATCACTTATGTATTTCTTTGCAATAAATTACAAGATGATTGATGCTTTATTACAAAAGCTATCAATGTGTACACATTCTTTAGCAAATGCTCTAGAATCGGCAGCCAGGGTTTTATGACTCTGTCCTCTCTTCTGTCTGCTTACGCCATAGCAGCCCGTGTTTAACTTTCTTCCACAGCTTGCTTGCGAATCCTCCAGCCGTCGACCATGTACCTTTCCTGCTACATGTTTTATCAAAGGATTGTGTGCATTTAGAATACATGATTCTCTTCCTTTGTGTCTTTGCTTGTTCTTTGTAAATGCTATCTAAGCAACGGCCATAGAACGGGGATTTTACATACGACATGAATGTTGGTGACGAGCTATTTAAGCCTTGGATGGCCTTGTTGAGTTGGGTGGCCATAGCTTTGAGCTCAAACGAGTCATACAAGTTGCTGCCGTTGTTCTGCCAAGGACTCATTCCGAAAACGGGTTTCGTAACCTGGCTTGGTGGTGTCTCGACCTCCCTGTCGAGTGATCGAAGCATGTTTGTTTGATCCAAAGCCTCATCCATCTTTTCAGAACTTACTCGACAAGGAATGTTGCTATCTTAGGACCTTGATGATTTGGGTTTAGTTGCAACCATATTCGTTTCTCGATGTGCTTCTAGTAGCATTTCGTGTTGATCAAAGAAATTCGCTTTGTTATCCACGCCTCAGGATGTAATGGCAAGGATTTtggagtatttttataaaaaaatctaagtTGTTCTTGTCACAGGAAAAAGACAAGAATGTGTTTCTGATGAGATCAAAGCCCTTGGTGTTGATTTAAGACATTAATCTTGCTTGATTttcccaaaaataaaaagaaaaacaatcttGATTGTAATAGAATCTCTAAATAATTTTGCCTTTTAGACACTATTTTGAAagttaatgtaattttttctaGATAATTAATTACAGACATGTGTATCTTTTAAGATAATTCTATTTTCAAAGTAAGAATTGATATAGACAAagcatttttttttacaattctttttattttgtattaagAATGAATAGATAGGCCCATATTAAATGAAGGATAATTTTGTTAAAACGGATAATATTGCTACGTTCCTATTAATTCGTGTTATAGAAATAACATGAGTCTTTTACATCTTTTGTAATCTGTAATTTCCATGGGTGATCCTATTTCCAGATCAAACTAGAATAGATTTTTTACATGATAAAATTCTTTTTCATATATAATTAGAGAAAAGGAGCTTCACAACATAGTAGAGTATTGCTTAGCGTTTATATTATTGAGTTATAGtttatttgtgaaaaaaaactcttatactaaagaatttttatcttttcaataaaaaaatacattacgttaaaataaaataaattattctgactgttttaatttttggaaTAGCTTTCATTacctttttattattaataattctgaaagaaaaaaaacaatgaGACCCTTtatatttgacataattcacattttagtCCCTCCTATTTGAAAACTAGATTATGTGGTCCCTCATTTTTATTTCCGTCAATATTTTAGTCCCTCCatccatttttggtgttagttaaCGAAGTCAAAAGATTtatgggtaaattaattatcaaatttgaGGTGTGAAAtcgttgataaaaataaaagtgaggagCGGAAtcgttgataaaaataaaagtgaggagCGGAAtcgttgagaaaaataaaagtgggggACCATATAGTTTTGTTGACTTCGTTGCCTAACATCCAAAATGGACGGAAGAACTAAACCATTGACAAAAATAGGGctatatagtttaattttcaaataaaaaggatTAAACTATGAATTATGTTAAATGTAGAAACGttatagtaatttgctcataattattttattttattattatagaaagaaataaataaataagttgcTAAGCTAAGCATTAAACAATCTCTAAATATATAAAGTGCCACTAAAATTCCAACCAAATCCAATAAAAAAACGCGGTTTGGTTGGCATTTTGACCCTTCACTATACACAAACATCAAACATTTTATGGTAACCTAACCTCCGCTCCTTGGCTTACATATTTGAGTCTGATCGGAGGTTCAACAACCAGCCAGACAAAGATGGGCTGCTGTGCAAGCCAAAATGCCGACTCCAAAGCTCAAAGGACTGCTCGCTGGCGATCCACAGGCATTGTTGCTATGCGTGACGCTAAACTTAAGGTCATTTCAAAtcccaatttattttaatactgctgctatataaatttattcacaCAATTTTGAGTAGTTACTGTCCTGTGATATTGTTCATGACATGATTATGATTATAGTATAAGATTATATTTGACTTGCTGTtaagttttagtaatttattacaGAATTTGTAACTATAAGGAAGATATGAGAGGTTTTACTGTTGCCAGACATTTGAATGATTGCAGTTTTTATTCTACTGAAGAAGTTTTGTTGTTCATGTTACATCGCGTTGTTAGGCTTATATGGATGATTTTTATTGATCAGTTTGTTTGTTTACACTTGCGATTTTGATGGACAGACTTTTCCAGATGAGATTCTTGATCTGAATAGTAGTGTGCGCACCCTCGATTTATCTCACAATAAATTAGGTAATAGTTTTTTCCCTTTCTTTTGAAGCAGGTAAATTTCGTAATCTTCTGAAGCTgattaataattgttttactgCAGTTGACATCCCTATGGAGATTAGCAAGTTAGTTAACATGCAGCGCTTGGTAAGATATGCAAACCTCAATTTTATCATTGagtataatattataaactGTGGTACCATTGCCTCCTATATTCATTTTAAACCAGTAATGGCGTTGGAGATAGCGTTTTTAATAACCATGACACTATTTTGTGACTATATTGGAGAGCGTGTTAGCTTGTTGGCATTGAAGTGGAATGTTGGTATTTTAAATGAAAGAAAGTTGTACAGTCTTGATTAACAATGAGGTGGCGTGTTCTTTTCAGGTCGTACCGCATAATCTTATCGAGCGACTACCAATTAACTTGGGAAAACTGCAATCTTTAAAAGTTATGACACTTGATGGGAATTGCATCACTTCTTTGCCTGATGAATGTAATACTCTTCTCTGAATAAgtaagataattttattttatattctatTTTGTTTCCTTGACAATTGTGtttgtggatttttttcttatggTGTTGTCAGGAAAATGCATGCCACTGTTGTTTCTTGAGTGAGGACATATGATTCGGTAGTGACatatttttctttgattttttatcTTGTGCTAGTGGGTCAGCTTGTGAGGCTTGAGCAGTTGTCCATCTCAGGAAACATGTTAATCAGCTTGCCGGAGACAATTGGGAGCTTGCGCAATGTAAGTGATCTAAACTAAATAAATTCCTctacaaaaaagaagaagaagactatAGTTTAAAATACTGAGTGTATGTGAATATTGAAAGACAAATGAAAATAAGTCTAAGACTATACAGGATGATTGCAGTAGCTCCTGAGATGCTGACTAACTCTGCAAAATTTGCATGTTGAGCGATTAGAAATTGACTGAAATTTTTCTTCAATtcctttattatttatttggcaTATCACACCAAATTACATTATCAAATAATTTCTTTTACTGCAGTTATCACTTCTAAATGTGTCAAGTAACAAGTTAACGACTCTTCCAGAATCAATTGGGAGTTGCTTTTCTCTAGAAGACTTACAAGCAAATGGTATGGTCAAATAga is part of the Mercurialis annua linkage group LG3, ddMerAnnu1.2, whole genome shotgun sequence genome and encodes:
- the LOC126671003 gene encoding plant intracellular Ras-group-related LRR protein 7; its protein translation is MGCCASQNADSKAQRTARWRSTGIVAMRDAKLKTFPDEILDLNSSVRTLDLSHNKLVDIPMEISKLVNMQRLVVPHNLIERLPINLGKLQSLKVMTLDGNCITSLPDELGQLVRLEQLSISGNMLISLPETIGSLRNLSLLNVSSNKLTTLPESIGSCFSLEDLQANDNSIEDLPASICNLVHLKSLSLNNNNVRQIPKNLLKDCKALQSMSLHDNPISMDQFQQMEGFQEFEARRKRKFDKQIDSNVMISSKGLDEGIDL